The Halomonas elongata DSM 2581 DNA segment CCCAGGTGGGGCAGCTCATCGGCGATCAAGTTGCGCGTGGTGATGGCAACATCGTCACGCCCGGCAAGCTGAGCCTTGAAGTGCTCGGCCAGTGCCAGGGAATTGCCATCGAGGATGGAAGACGTCAGAACGAGAACGCGAGTGGTCATGGTGATCTCCTTCATACAGCAGACATGGAAGAATGATCACCAGTATATGTTCGTTTTTGTCGATGATAAGCGGTAAAAACCGCACCTAACTTTCGAAACAATCGAACCAATCTGTCTTATGCGGTATCCAGAAAGCACTGGCAACCCCGATGGCCATGGCCACCGGGGATAAGCCGAAGCGAGGATCATCGGGCATGCATGCCGAAAAGTCGCCGAGCGCAGACACTTTCCCTCTAAGGGGCGATGCCTTGCCCACACCCCCGATACACCCGATCATTCAACGTCAGGGTCACTCGGGCCGGCCAGGGCTGCCCGCTCATGTCGTCGAAGCAGGCTCGCGCCTCGATGCGCAGCTCGAAAGGCCGCGCCGCCTGACCGCTGGCCAGGGTCACACTTCCCGTCTCGTTGTCGAGCGAAGTCACGCGATACGGCAGGGTGACTTCACGCTCGCCATAGTCCAGCGTCATCTTGATCCGTGGCGTGTCATTGGCCAGCTCGATGTTCCACCCCGGCTCGTTGCCATTGGCCCGGAACATCACGCCGGGGTGCGTCTCCCGGGTCAGCACGCGATGCCGGGTGTCCTGCTGGCACTCCAGGCGTCCCCTGTCACTCTCGACCACCGCCTCGTCACCCTTTGACCAGAAGCTCAGGTCCCCTTGCTCGTAACGGGTGCCGCTGGCCACCACGGACGGCGTCAGGCGATAGGCGCCATGCGCCGACCACAGCCGAAGGTCATCCTCATTGTGAGCGGTCACCAGTTCCTGATCCGGCGTGCATCGCCAGCCGACGAAGTGCTCGGCGTCACCGGGAAACAGCGCCGAGGGTAGCAGGGGCGCCTTGGCCGTATCACCGGAAGCCTTGGCATCCGACGACGGCGCAACACCGGGCTCGTGAGCGGAAGTGGCACAACCGGCCAGGCCAAGGACCAGCAGAGAAGCACCGAGACGCCGCAAGGCGACGAAGGGAATGCGTGGCATGGCAAATATCCTTGTAGGGTTGATGTCCATCGAATCTACAGGATAACAGCCGCCGAGCAGCTTGACTCCGCCCGGCGGCTGTTCGTCACGCATCCCTGTCGGTTCCGGGCCGTCAGCCCTCAGGCATAACGCTTTCGCAGCCGTTGTGCGGCCTCGACCATGTTGGCCAGCGCCGGCTCGACCTCGACCCAGCCGCGGGTCTTGAGACCACAGTCCGGATTGACCCAGAGGCGCTCGACGGGGATCCGCTCGGCCGCCTTTTCCATCAGTTTCACCATCCAGTCGACCTCGGGAATGTTCGGCGAGTGGATATCGTAGACGCCCGGCCCGATCTCGTTGGGATAGTCGAAATCGCGGAAGGCATCGAGCAGCTCCATATCGGAACGCGAGGTCTCGATGGTGATAACATCGGCGTCCAGTGCGGCGATGGACGCGATGATGTCGTTGAACTCCGAATAGCACATGTGGGTGTGGATCTGGGTGGCATCATCGGCCACGGCGGCACTCAGCCGGAAGCAGTCCACCGCCCAGTCGAGGTAGCCCTGCCACTCGGCCTGGCGCAGCGGCAGCCCTTCGCGCAGCGCCGGCTCGTCGATCTGGATGGCACGAATGCCCGCCGCTTCCAGGTCGGCCACCTCGTCACGCAGGGCCAGGGCAATCTGCCGGCAAGTGGTCTCGCGGGGCTGGTCGTCGCGCACGAAGGACCACTGCAGGATGGTCACCGGGCCGGTCAACATGCCCTTCATCGGCTTGTCGGTCAGCGACTGGGCATAGCGGCTCCAGCGCACGGTCATCGGCTCGGGGCGCGCCACGTCGCCGAACAGCACCGGAGGTTTGACGCAACGGGAGCCGTAGCTCTGCACCCAACCGAAGCGAGTGAAGGCGAAGCCGTCGAGCTGTTCGCCGAAGTACTCGACCATGTCGTTACGCTCGGCCTCGCCATGGACCAGCATATCGATGCCCAGGGCTTCCTGGCGTGACACTGCCTCGGCGATCTCGGCCTGCATGCGCGCTTCATAGTCGGCGGCGGACAGCTCACCCTGCTTGTAGGCCCGACGCGTCTGGCGAATCTCGCTGGTCTGCGGGAAGGAGCCGATGGTCGTCGTCGGGAACAGCGGCAGCGCCAGATGCTGGCGCTGGACACGCGCCCGCTCCACATAGGGATGGTCACGCTCGCTGTCGGCGCGGCTCACCGCCGACAGGCGATCGGCCACTGCCGGGCGATGGATGCGCGGCGACTCACGACGCGCGGCCAGCGCGGCGGCAGCATCGGCCAGGAAGGCTTCGTCGCTGGCCGTGAGGCGATCGCCCAGGGCGCGGCCGAGCACCACCGTTTCATCGAGTTTCTGGCGAGCGAAGGCCAGCCAGCTCTTGAGCTCGGCGTCGAGTTCGGTCTCGGCGCTCAGATCCACCGGCACATGCAGCAACGAGCAGCTCGGCGCCACCCAGAGGCGCTCGCCCAGACGCGCCTTGAGCGGTGCCAGACGCTCGCGCAGCGCCGCCAGATCGGCCCGCCAGATGTTGCGGCCATCGATGACACCCAGCGACAGCACCTTGTGGGGCAGCAGTCGATCAACCACGGTTTCGACCTGGTCCGGCGCCCGGACTGCATCCAGGTGCAGGCCCTCCACCGGCAGTCCGACGACCAGCGAGAGGTTGTCTCCCAGGCCACCGAAGTAAGTTGCCAGCAACAGCTTCACCGGCGCCGACTGCAGGCGGTGATAGGCGCGCTCGAAGGCCTGTCGCCACTCCGCGGGCAGATCCTGCACCAGGGCGGGCTCGTCGAGCTGCACCCACTCGACGCCCTGCTCGGCCAGCCTGGAGAGTACCTGGCCATAGACTTCCAGCACGCCATCGAGCAGCGCGAGACGGTCGACGGCCTCGGCATCGTCACCACGTCCCTTGCCCAGCCACAACCAGGTCAGCGGACCGGTCAGCGCCACCTTGACCGCATGGCCCTCGGCCTTCGCCTCCTCGACCTCGTCGAACAGTCGCGAACTGGCCAGCCGGAAGCGCTGGCCGGCATGCAGCTCGGGGACCAGATAGTGATAGTTGGTATCGAAATACTTGGTCATCTCGCAGGCGGCGGCGGGCTCGCCACTGGGCGCCCGGCCCCGGGCCATGCGGAAGGTGGTGTCCAGATCCACTTCGCCACGGGCCAGTTCATCCTCGGCGCCGAAGCGCGCCGGTACCGCACCCAGCAGTACCGAGACATTGAGTACCTGGTCGTAGAAGGCGAAGTCGCCCACGGTCACCAGATCGAGACCGGCGTCACGCTGCGCCGCCCAATGACGCTTGCGCAGCTCGCGACCCTCGGCCTCGAGGGCCTGGCGATCGAGATCGCCTTTCCAGTAGGCTTCGGTGGCCTTCTTCAATTCGCGGTCCGCGCCGATGCGCGGATATCCGAGTACGTGAGTCTGCGTCATGGTGAAATCCCGAGCGGTTTATTGGATTCCGGCCAGTCTCGCTAGCCACCACGACTGAATCAAACTAAACTTACTAATCTTGAACATGAAAAAAGCTCAGGATCATGCTCGAACTCCGCCACCTCCGCACTCTGGTCGCCCTGCGTGACGCCGGCTCCCTGGTGGAAGCCGCCGAACGCGTGCACCTGACCCAGTCCGCCCTCTCCCATCAGATCAAGGACCTGGAGGAACGGCTGGGCAGCCCGCTCTTCCTGCGCAAGACCCGCCCGGTGACCTTCACGCGTGCCGGCCTGCGCCTGCTGGCCCTGGCCGAACAGGTGCTGCCCCAGGTACGCATGGCCGAACGCGACCTGGCACGCCTGGCCGGCAACGAACAGGGCCGGTTGCACATGGCCATCGAATGCCACAGCTGCTTCCAGTGGCTGATGCCGACCGTGGATCATTTCCGCGACCACTGGCCCGAGGTGGAGGTCGACATTCCCGGCGGCCATCATTTCGAGCCGCTTGCGGCCCTGGCCCGCGAGCAACTCGATCTGGTGATCACCGCCGATCCTCAGCCCTTGCCCGGCGTCCATTACGAGCCCTTGTTCCGCTACGAGGGATTGCTCGCGGTCTCCCGCCAGCACCCCCTGGCCGGACGCTCTCATGTCACGCCCGAGGCGCTCGCCGACGAGACACTCATCACCTATCCCGTCGAACATGCCCGCCTGGATGTCTTCACCCAGTTCCTCGACCCTGCCGGTATCCGGCCCAGGGAGATCCGTACCGCCGAGCTGACCATCATGATGATGCAACTGGTCGCCAGCGGCCGGGGCGTCTGCGCGCTGCCCAACTGGGCCTTGACCGAGTACCTAGAGCGCGACTACGTCAAGGCGGTGTCGCTTGGCGAACGCGGCGTATGGAGCACTCTGTTCGCAGCCATCCGCGATGACACCCGGGAGGCGCCGTGGATGGAGGACTTCCTGCGCACTGCCCGGGAAACTTCTTTCGCGGTTCTGGAAGGCATCAAGCCGGCGTGAGGCCCGCCCTCGTCACGCCCCCCGAACAGGGGCGGTGTCCCGCCGAGGCAGCAGCAAGGTGAAACGCGCCCCGCCCAGTGCCGGGCTGGTATCCACCATCACGCTGCCGCCGTGCCAGACCATGACCCTGTGCACGATGGACAAGCCCAGCCCATAGCCGCCCGAGCGACGGTCGCGGCTGTCGTCGAGCCGGGCGAAGGGCTTGAATATCTCGTGACGCGACCGCTCCGGAACCCCGGGGCCATCGTCCTCGACATCGAAGCGTACCAGGCCAGGCTCGCCTTCCACGCTCACCCGCACCCGGGAGACGGCATGGCGACAGGCGTTGGTCACCAGGTTCTGCAGGGCTCGCTGCAGATAACGAGGCTCGGCAGTGCACTCCACCTCGGGACCGGCCACCAGGACGATGTCGAGATGCCCATGCAGATCGCTCACGGATGCGATGACCCGCTCGCTCAGTACACGCCCCTCCATCGACTCGGTCTCGAGCCCGCCGCCATTGGCCGCGTTGGTGTCGAGTCGCGCATAGGTGAGAATCTCGTCGATCAGGGCGTCGAGTTCGGCGATATCGCCATCCACGCCGCGCAGTTGATGTCGCACCGCTGGGTCGTCGGTCATATCCTCGACCATCTGCACCGCGAAGCGAATCCTTGCCACCGGTGTGCGCAGCTCGTGGGACACCGCCCGGGTCATGTCCTGCTGGGCCCGCAGCAACGACTGCACCTGCGCGGCCATGCCATTGAAGGCCATCCCCAGGCGACCGAGGAAGTCGCCGCTTTGCACCTTGACGCGGGTATCCAGACGCCCGCCGGCGATGCGCGTGGCGGCCTGTTCGAGACGCGTCATGCGCGATTCCACGCCACGCACGATCAGATAGACGACCACCGACAGGATGCCGAAGACCATCACCACCACCAGTGACAACACCGGGACCGGCGGCGGTTGATAGGGCTGCAGTGGTCCGACGGTCAACCACTCGGCCTCGGGCACAGCACCGGATACCAGCCCATGTGAAAACGGCCAATACAGCGACAGGGCCCCTTCCGCGGGGTGCGAGCGTGACACGACGTCGCTCCCCGACACCGTGCCGCTCGTCTCTTCCGGCGGCCCGTCACCAAGCGCCAATGGCACCGCCGGATTGCTCAGCCGCTCCAGCCACCTTTGCCGGGCCGACGGGGAGAGTGTCTGCAGCCACTCTCCCGACACGCGCACCAGCTCCCGCAACTGGGCCTCGCTCACGTCGCCCAGCTCGGCCCGCAACAGCCAGTCCTCGCCGGGTAGCCGCCGGTGCAACTCCCAGTTTCCATCCAGGGTACGCCCCACCAGGGTATGCCCCTCGGACAGGCGCAGGCGCTCGAAATAGCCCATCGGGTAGTCGCGACTCTCGTGCAGGGTCAGGTCGGCGGCAAGCCGGTCGCCACGACTCTCCAGCCAGTCGGCCCGGCGCGCCTCCGGCATCGCCACCAGGCGTTGCGCGAACAGCGTCATCGGAACCTCGGCCAACCGTTCGTGGTACTGCTCGCGGCGCACCTTGTCGACCAGCGAAATGGCCGACAGGGAGAGTCCGAGTGCCAGTGCCAGGGCGATGGCCAGCAGCACATAGACGCGCAGGAAGGTACTGTCGACCAGGGTGCGTGGCAGTAATCGCAACAGTGGCATCAGGCGTCTCGAACGAATAGGTACCCCTTGCTGCGCACCGTCTTGATACGATGCGGATGATGCGGGTCATCGCCGATCTTGGGCCGGATCCGCGATACCCGGACATCGATGGAGCGGTCCTGGCCGTCATACTTGATGCCGCGCAATTGCGCGAAAATCTCTTCCCGCGTCAGAACGCGCCCGGCGTGACTGGCGAGCAGCCAGAGCAGATCGAATTCGGCACTGGTCAAGTCGATGCGTTCACCTCCCAGCCAGGCCTCACGGGTGCCGCTGTCGATTTCAAGATCGCGAAAGAACAGGCGATCCTCGCCATTCCCATTGCCCGATGTCTCGCTCTTTCGGCGCAGCAGGGCTCGCATGCGCGCCAGCAGCACTCGGGGCTGCACCGGCTTGGCCACATAGTCGTCCGCCCCCATTTCGAGTCCCAGCACCTGATCCATGTCATCGGTACGGGCCGTAAGCATCAGGATCGGGCCGGGATAGTCGGCTCGTACCCGGCGGCAGATCGACAGGCCGTCCTCGCCCGAAAGCATGAGATCCAAGATCACCAGATCCGGCTGCAGGTCGAGGATGCATTGCGCACCTCGGGCACCGTCGGCTTCCAGTGTCACACGAAAGCCATTGGCGACCAGATAGTCTCGGGTCAGTTCGGCCAACCGCTCATCGTCCTCGATGATCAGCACATGTTCCATGCCAGGGGAATCCACACTAGCTTCCATTCTAAGTCGTTACCTCGACAGGCAGTGGTCGGTCAACGGAGCGTCGTCGGCTGTACGACATCCTGAACAAGCGCCTCCGTCCAAGGGATCCGGTCGTCATCGGCACCGGGCAGTCCGATCCCGTTCGTCGGCCGGGAAAGGAGGCTCAAGGTGAAAGGATACTCGACATACGCATCTTTCGCTCATCCGGACACACATTGAAACCTCATGAGCGGCTCAACCATGCGGGCTCGTCGAGCCCTCGAAAAATGCCCCCCGAAAGGCCACAGGCCGTCCACAGTTTATCCACTTGATGGGCCGAAGAAAGCACACTATCTTGTGTGCCAGTTCCGCTGGCACACAAGATAGTGTGCCTTAGCAATTTTTGAAAAACCTGTCAACAACCGCTCAACGGCGGCTTTCATCATCCACTTTCGACTCCTAAGGTAGGGAACCCCGGCGCCATGGATACCCCCGTTACTCAGGACCATCCGTCCGTCTCCGTTACCGCCCCGCAGACGCTGCGTGTCATCAAACGCACCGGCGACGTGGTGCCCTTCGACAGCGGCAAGATTGCCGTAGCCCTGAGCAAGGCCTTCATCGCCGTGGAGGGCGACAACGCCGCGACGTCCTCGCGTGTCCGCGACTTCGTCCAGCGCGCCTCGGAGAACATCGAGCAGGCCTTCCTGCGCCGCATGCCCGACGGTGGCACCCTGCACATCGAGGACATCCAGGACCAGGTCGAGCTGGCACTGATGCGCGCCGGCGAGCAAAAGGTGGCACGCGCCTATGTGCTCTATCGTGAGGAGCACGCCCGGGCACGGGCCGAATCCGGCGCCGATATCACCAAGCCTCACCCCACGCTGAACGTCACCGCCCCCGACGGCAGTACCCGCCCGCTGGATCTCGGCCGGGTCGAGACCCTGGTATTCGACGCCTGCGAGAACCTGGCCAACGTCGAACCGGGCAAGATCGTCGAGGACTCCCTGAAGAACCTCTACGACGGCGTGACCGTGGACGGCGTCTCCCAGGCGCTGATGATGACCGCGCGCACCCTGGTCGAGAAGGATCCCAACTACACCTACGTCACCGCCCGCCTGCTGCAGGACAACCTGCGCCGCGAGGCACTGTCGTTTCTGGGTATCGCCGAGGAAGCCACCTACCAGGAGATGGCCGACTACTACAAGCCGGCCTTCCAGGCCTACATCGCCAAGGGCATCGAGTTCGAACAGCTCGACCCGCGACTGGCGGAATTCGACCTCGAACGTCTGGGCGATGCCCTCGATCATACCCGTGACGCCCAGTTCACCTACCTGGGTCTGCAGACGCTCTACGACCGCTACTTCATCCACCGCGACGAAGTGCGCTACGAGCTGCCCCAGGTGATGTTCATGCGCGTCGCCATGGGCCTGGCACTCAACGAGGACGACCGCGAGGCGCGTGCCATCGAGTTCTACGAGCTGCTCTCCAGCTTCGACTACATGGCCTCCACGCCGACGCTGTTCAACTCGGGCACCGTGCGCAGCCAGCTCTCCAGCTGCTACCTGACCACAGTGCCGGACGACCTGGACAACATCTACAGCGCCATCCGCGACAACGCCCTGCTCTCCAAGTGGGCCGGCGGTCTCGGCAATGACTGGACCCCGGTGCGCGCGCTGGGCTCCTACATCAAGGGCACCAACGGCAAGTCCCAGGGCGTGGTGCCCTTCCTCAAGGTGGTCAACGACACCGCAGTGGCCGTCAACCAGGGCGGCAAGCGCAAGGGCGCGGTCTGCGCCTACCTCGAGACCTGGCACCTCGATATCGAGGAGTTCCTCGAGCTGCGCAAGAACACCGGCGACGACCGCCGCCGCACCCACGACATGAACACCGCCAACTGGGTGCCGGACCTGTTCATGAAGCGGGTCTTCGACGATGGCGAATGGACGCTGTTCTCGCCGGCCACCTGCCCGGACCTGCACGACCTCTACGGCGCGGCCTTCGAGAAGCGCTACCAGGAATACGAAGAGATGACCCGCAACGGTCAGCTCAAGCTCTTCAAGCGCGTCCGTGCCAAGGACCTGTGGCGTCGGATGCTGTCGATGCTGTTCGAGACCGGTCATCCCTGGATCACCTTCAAGGATCCGTGCAACCTGCGCAGCCCCCAGCAGCACGCCGGTGTGGTTCACAGTTCCAACCTGTGCACCGAGATCACGCTGAACACCAGCCCCGACGAGATCGCGGTCTGCAACCTGGGCTCCATCAACCTCGCCCAGCACGTGACGGACGGCCAGTTCGACGGCGACAAGCTGAAAAAGACCGTGAAGACCGCGGTGCGCATGCTCGATAACGTCATCGACATCAACTACTACGCGGTGCCCCAGGCAGAGCGTTCCAACTTCAAGCACCGCCCGGTGGGGCTCGGCATCATGGGCTTCCAGGACGCGCTCTACGCCCAGGACATCGCCTACGCCTCCGACGAGGCCGTGGCCTTCGCCGACACCTCCATGGAACTGGTCAGCTATCACGCCATCGAGGCCTCCAGCGACCTGGCCGCCGAGCGTGGACACTATGAAAGCTACGAAGGCTCGCTGTGGAGCCAGGGCATCCTGCCCATCGACTCCATCGAGAAGCTGAAGCAGGAGCGCGGCGAGAAGTACATCGAGGTCGACACCTCCACCACCCAGGACTGGGACCGCATCCGCGAGAAGATCGCCGTTCAGGGCATGCGCAACTCCAACGTCATGGCCATCGCCCCGACCGCGACCATCTCCAACATCTGCGGTGTTTCGCAGTCCATCGAACCGACCTATCAGAACCTGTTCGTCAAGTCGAACCTGTCGGGCGAGTTCACCGTGGTCAACGCCTACATGGTCAACGACCTCAAGGAACGCGGCCTGTGGGACGAGGTCATGATCAACGACCTCAAGTACTACGACGGCAGCGTTCAGGCCATCGACCGCGTGCCCGAGGACCTCAAGGCCAAGTACGCCACCGCCTTCGAGACGGAGCCCAAGTGGCTGGTGGAGGCCGCCGCACGTCGCCAGAAGTGGATCGACCAGGCCCAGTCGCTGAACCTCTACATTCAGGGCGTCTCCGGCAAGAAGCTCGACGTGACCTATCGCATGGCCTGGTTCCGCGGTCTCAAGACCACCTACTACCTGCGCGCCCTGGGCGCCACCTCGGTGGAGAAGTCGACGGTCGACCGCGGCAACCTCAATGCCGTGAGCAACGCCTCGCCTTCCACTGCTCCGGCGCCGGCCCCCGAGGCCACGCCCCAGGCGCAGGAGCCACGCGGCGTCGACGATTTCCTGAAGGGCAAGAGCGGCAGCGGTTCCCGGGCGCCCTCGGCGGGCGAGATCGACGAGCTGGGCTGCGAGGCCTGTCAGTAACGACCAAGAAGGAAGAGGGAAGACGGCGCTACGCGCCGATGAGCAATGAAGGGAGCAGCCTCCTTCTTCAGCCCGCAGGGCGCTTCCCTCTTATCTCTTCCACCTCCGAGGAACGAGGAAGAACATGATCGATTGGGACGATTTCCACGAAGACGACAGCGCGGTGGCCGAGCAGCCCCAGCCGGCTCCTGCTCCGCAACCGGCCGCCCAGCCAGCCCCCGAGGCCCCCGCTGCGGAAGTCCGTGACAGTGCCGGCGCCTACCAGGCCGCCGAGCAGGACCGTCTGACGCGTGCCCGGGCCTCTCTGGACGAGCTCGACGTGGCTGCCGGCCTGGAAGAGCTGGAGATGGGCGCGGCGCGCATCGAGGTCGACGACAAGCAAATGATCAACGCGCGCGCCGACCTCAACCAGCTGGTGCCCTTCAAGTACGAATGGGCCTGGCAGAAGTACCTGGACGGCAGCGCCAACCACTGGATGCCCCAGGAAGTGAACATGAACGCCGACATCGCGTTGTGGAAGAGCGCCGACGGCCTCACCGACGACGAACGGCGCATCGTCGAGCGCAGCCTGGGCTACTTCTCCACCGCCGACTCCCTGGTCGCCAACAACCTGGTACTGGCACTCTACCGCCTGATCACCAACCCCGAATGCCGCCAGTACCTGCTGCGTCAGGCCTTCGAGGAAGCGATCCACACCCACGCCTACCAGTACTGCGTGGAGTCGCTGGCCATGGATGAAGGCGAAGTCTTCAACATGTACCGCGAGATTCCCTCGGTGGCCGCCAAGTCCGCCTGGAGCCTCAAGCATACCCAGTCGCTGGCTCGGCCGGACTTCCACACCGGCACGCCGGAGACCGACCAGGAGCTGCTGCGCAACCTGGTCGCCTTCTATTGCGTGACCGAGGGCATCTTCTTCTACTGCGGCTTCAGCCAGATCCTCTCCATGGGCCGTCGCAACAAGATGACCGGCGTCGCCGAGCAGTTCCAGTACATCCTGCGCGACGAATCCATGCACCTGAACTTCGGCGTCGACATGATCAACCAGATCAAGATCGAGAATCCGCACCTGTGGACGCCGGAATTCCAGGACGAATGCACCCAGATGATCCTCGAGGGCACCGAACTCGAGATCGCCTACGCTCGCGACTCCATGCCGCGCGGCGTGCTGGGCATGAACGCGGCGATCATGGAGGAATACCTGCACTTCATCTGCAATCGCCGCCTGGCCCAGATCGGCCTCAAGGAGCAGTTCCCCGGTGCGCAGAACCCCTTCCCCTGGATGAGCGAGATCATCGACCTGCGCAAGGAGAAGAACTTCTTCGAAACCCGCGTCACCGAGTATCAGGTCGGCGGCGCGCTGAGCTGGGACTGACCGGCATATCGACGGGAGGTAGCAACATGGTGGCAACCTCGCATCTCACCGCACGGCCTCGACAGATCGCGCGTACCCACCGGTCGCTCGCTCCCTTTCCGATGATGACGCCCCACCCGGCCCCGCCGGGCGGGGCGTTTTTCATGGCTCCCGGCGGACTCGCTGCCACCGGCACCCACGCCGTCCGGGCAAGGCCCTGGCACAGGTGTATCAATGGAGGGCAATCCGATGCATGTATCCCAAGCTAACGGTACCCAACGCGACTCCCATGACTGGCAGTCGGCCCTGGATCGCGCCCTGGCCGCACATGGCGGCGAAGACGCCTTCGCTCACTACCCGCATGTGGCCTACGCCTTTCCCTCGTCATCGCCGAATCCCTACACCCGCGAGTACCCCTTGCTCGACTATCGAGGGCTCAAGGAATGGGCAACCCACCGCGGCTGGCGCGTCCGCCCCGCTCCCGAACGCGCCCCCGAAGGCGAAGAGTACAGCCCGCCGGTGCGCTTCACGCGCCTCGAGGCCGAGACCCGGCGCTACCACTGATCACCCCGCCACCGTCCCCGCTCATGGGGATGGTGGCCTCCTCCCTCATCGAACACGATGCTGGGGCCACCTGGGAATCCCTGGCCCCACGTTTCGTGTAGTCGTTTCCTCACCCGAGCAGTATCGATTCATCTCGATTTGTCGCGAGTGCTTTCCAGTGAGATCATTTGCGCCCTATCATTCTTCGCCGTCTATTGAGGTTGCCTCATGCCCCTCCGCGCCGCGCCTTCTCTCCTCGTCGCCGGTACCCTGAGCGTTTCCGGGATGGCCCAGGCCGAGCCCGTCACGCTGGATACTCTCGAGGTCACCGCCCCACGCCTGGACCGCGAGCTCTACGACACGCCCGCTGCCGTCTCGGTGGTGGATCGCGAGAAGATCGCCCAGGGCCAGCAGCGCGAGCGTCTCGATGAATCGCTGGCGACCGTGCCCGGCGTCTATCTCCAGAATCGCCATAACTTCGTCCAGGGCGAGCGGGTCTCGATCCGCGGCTTCGGCGCCCGCACGCCCTGGGGGGTGCGGGGCATCAGGGTGCGGGTCGACGGCATCCCCTACACCCTGCCCGACGGCCAGGCCCAGCTCGACGCCATCGACCTCGACAGCGCCCAGCGCATTGAAGTCATGCGCGGTCCGGCGGCGGTGCAGTACGGCAATGCCGCCGGCGGGGCGATCGACGTGACCACCGCCGACGGCGAGAGCGACCCCGGTACTCGCCTGCG contains these protein-coding regions:
- a CDS encoding ATP-binding protein yields the protein MPLLRLLPRTLVDSTFLRVYVLLAIALALALGLSLSAISLVDKVRREQYHERLAEVPMTLFAQRLVAMPEARRADWLESRGDRLAADLTLHESRDYPMGYFERLRLSEGHTLVGRTLDGNWELHRRLPGEDWLLRAELGDVSEAQLRELVRVSGEWLQTLSPSARQRWLERLSNPAVPLALGDGPPEETSGTVSGSDVVSRSHPAEGALSLYWPFSHGLVSGAVPEAEWLTVGPLQPYQPPPVPVLSLVVVMVFGILSVVVYLIVRGVESRMTRLEQAATRIAGGRLDTRVKVQSGDFLGRLGMAFNGMAAQVQSLLRAQQDMTRAVSHELRTPVARIRFAVQMVEDMTDDPAVRHQLRGVDGDIAELDALIDEILTYARLDTNAANGGGLETESMEGRVLSERVIASVSDLHGHLDIVLVAGPEVECTAEPRYLQRALQNLVTNACRHAVSRVRVSVEGEPGLVRFDVEDDGPGVPERSRHEIFKPFARLDDSRDRRSGGYGLGLSIVHRVMVWHGGSVMVDTSPALGGARFTLLLPRRDTAPVRGA
- a CDS encoding winged helix-turn-helix domain-containing protein; this encodes MEASVDSPGMEHVLIIEDDERLAELTRDYLVANGFRVTLEADGARGAQCILDLQPDLVILDLMLSGEDGLSICRRVRADYPGPILMLTARTDDMDQVLGLEMGADDYVAKPVQPRVLLARMRALLRRKSETSGNGNGEDRLFFRDLEIDSGTREAWLGGERIDLTSAEFDLLWLLASHAGRVLTREEIFAQLRGIKYDGQDRSIDVRVSRIRPKIGDDPHHPHRIKTVRSKGYLFVRDA
- a CDS encoding COG3650 family protein, giving the protein MPRIPFVALRRLGASLLVLGLAGCATSAHEPGVAPSSDAKASGDTAKAPLLPSALFPGDAEHFVGWRCTPDQELVTAHNEDDLRLWSAHGAYRLTPSVVASGTRYEQGDLSFWSKGDEAVVESDRGRLECQQDTRHRVLTRETHPGVMFRANGNEPGWNIELANDTPRIKMTLDYGEREVTLPYRVTSLDNETGSVTLASGQAARPFELRIEARACFDDMSGQPWPARVTLTLNDRVYRGCGQGIAP
- a CDS encoding LysR family transcriptional regulator, coding for MLELRHLRTLVALRDAGSLVEAAERVHLTQSALSHQIKDLEERLGSPLFLRKTRPVTFTRAGLRLLALAEQVLPQVRMAERDLARLAGNEQGRLHMAIECHSCFQWLMPTVDHFRDHWPEVEVDIPGGHHFEPLAALAREQLDLVITADPQPLPGVHYEPLFRYEGLLAVSRQHPLAGRSHVTPEALADETLITYPVEHARLDVFTQFLDPAGIRPREIRTAELTIMMMQLVASGRGVCALPNWALTEYLERDYVKAVSLGERGVWSTLFAAIRDDTREAPWMEDFLRTARETSFAVLEGIKPA
- the metE gene encoding 5-methyltetrahydropteroyltriglutamate--homocysteine S-methyltransferase → MTQTHVLGYPRIGADRELKKATEAYWKGDLDRQALEAEGRELRKRHWAAQRDAGLDLVTVGDFAFYDQVLNVSVLLGAVPARFGAEDELARGEVDLDTTFRMARGRAPSGEPAAACEMTKYFDTNYHYLVPELHAGQRFRLASSRLFDEVEEAKAEGHAVKVALTGPLTWLWLGKGRGDDAEAVDRLALLDGVLEVYGQVLSRLAEQGVEWVQLDEPALVQDLPAEWRQAFERAYHRLQSAPVKLLLATYFGGLGDNLSLVVGLPVEGLHLDAVRAPDQVETVVDRLLPHKVLSLGVIDGRNIWRADLAALRERLAPLKARLGERLWVAPSCSLLHVPVDLSAETELDAELKSWLAFARQKLDETVVLGRALGDRLTASDEAFLADAAAALAARRESPRIHRPAVADRLSAVSRADSERDHPYVERARVQRQHLALPLFPTTTIGSFPQTSEIRQTRRAYKQGELSAADYEARMQAEIAEAVSRQEALGIDMLVHGEAERNDMVEYFGEQLDGFAFTRFGWVQSYGSRCVKPPVLFGDVARPEPMTVRWSRYAQSLTDKPMKGMLTGPVTILQWSFVRDDQPRETTCRQIALALRDEVADLEAAGIRAIQIDEPALREGLPLRQAEWQGYLDWAVDCFRLSAAVADDATQIHTHMCYSEFNDIIASIAALDADVITIETSRSDMELLDAFRDFDYPNEIGPGVYDIHSPNIPEVDWMVKLMEKAAERIPVERLWVNPDCGLKTRGWVEVEPALANMVEAAQRLRKRYA